A window of Desulfurobacteriaceae bacterium genomic DNA:
AGGAAATGTTAATAATATTTCCACTTCTTTTCTTAACCATGGATGGAACTACTGCTTTTGTTGTGTTGTAAACACCTGTAAGGTTTGTATTAATGACAGTATCCCAGTCTTCATCTTTCATCCTTAAAAACAGTGTATCCCTTGTGATTCCTGCATTATTTACTAAAATATCTATTTGCCCTTCTTTTTCTATTATTTCAGCAACAACCTTTTTAACCTCATCTCTATCAATAACATTCATCTTGACACCGTTAACTCCCAGTTCCTCTGCCACTTTTTTCGTTCTCTCTTCGTTTGTCCCTGTAATGTAAACGATAGCCCCCACTTCTTTAAACCTTTCTGCAATAGCTTTTCCTATCCCTCTTGTTCCCCCTGTTATTAAAACCACTTTTCCTTTTAACTCCTCCATATTTCCTCCCTTTAAGCTTCTTACTTTGCAGCATCAAGTCCAATACTTCCTATAACTGAAAAAAGAGAGACAAGTATAACAGTTTTAACAAACCAGGAGAGATTGTCAATTATGGAAGGGTATATCCCAAGAATAAGAAGTGAAAAAGCAGAAACCGTAAGGGAAATTAACAAGGTTGTAATTAGCCTTAAAGGCAAGAATCCTATAATATTCTGGACTTTCCAGTTCCCAAGATTCGAGTACCTTATAAAAACAAAAAGTCCTAAACTCATAAAAAGAAGTAAAGCACAAGCGTGGTACTCAGTCATATTCTTTGAAATTTCCCATATATCGGCATTTGCTGCAAAAGGAAAAGCCAGTATAATAGCCCCTGCAAGCTCTTGAATAATATCACTAAACTTTAAGTTCTGCTTTTTGTTCTCTAAACTTTCTGCAACTTTTGAAAGCTTCTTGTCTAAAGCTTCAAGTTCCTTTTCTATCTTCTCTATCTTTTCTCTTTCCAGCATTTTCTCGCTACAAGTTAAGAATTACCTTTGGGATATAGAAACCGGAAAAGAGAAATTTATCCTTTTTTTGCCAAATTTCAGCCACTGTTCCCTTTTTAAAAGCAATTCTATTTGGACTAATACAGGTAATCTCGTTAAGGAAAAGACTTAAATCGGGTTCATGTCCAACAAGTGCAAGGTTTCCTTTATGTTTCTTTATAACCTTTAAGTAATCCTCCGGTTCTGCATCTGGAGAAAGTTTTTCATCAACAATTACATCAATTCCTAAGTTTTCTGCCAAGATTTTGGCAGTTTTTAAGGATCTTTCACAAGGACTCGAAATAATGGTTAAATCCTCAGGTAATATACCTGCAAGCCATTTAGAAAATTCTCTAAACTCTTTTATTCCCTTTTCGGTAAGAGGTCTTTTACAGTCGTCTTCTTTCCAGTTTTCCCTTTTTTCTGCTTTTGCGTGTCTTATTAGGAATATTCTCCTTACTTTATCTGTCTTACCCATCTTTCAAAATACTACTGTGAATTGAATTTTCTTTCTGTAGGTCTCACATATTCTCCCGTTGGAAGCAAAATTCTCACTTTAGCCGTATCTTTTAATTGAGTTTCAAGAATTTTTTTTAGTTTCTCTTTAAGTTCTTTATTTTCTATCGGAACGAGAGTTTCTACTCTCCTATGAAAGTTTCTAGGCATCCAGTCCGCACTACTTATAAAGAGTTTTTCTTCTCCCTTAGCTTTAAAGTAGAAGATCCTTGCGTGTTCAAGGTATTTTCCAACAATGCTTATAACTTTAATGTTCTCGCTTACTCCTTCAATACCGGGCCTAAGACAACAAATTCCCCTTACTATAAGGTCAATTTTTACACCTTTTTGTGACGCCCTATAAAGTGCCTTTATGACGTCTGGATCTACAAGAGAGTTCATCTTTGCAATTATTCTTCCGTCCTTACCACTTTCGGCTTCTTCTTCAATCATTTCAAGAATTTTCTTCTTTAAGTCAATAGGGGATATAAAAATCCTGCTAAGCTTTGGAGGATGAAAGTAGCCGGTAAGGACGTTAAATATCTTTGATACATCTTCTCCTATTTCGGGGTCGGATGTTAGATAACTGACGTCGGAGTAAACTTTGGTAGTTTCAACGTTGTAGTTTCCTGTTCCAATGTGGATGTACCTTTTTATTCCGTTTTCTTCTTTTCTAACAATCATTAAAAGCTTTGCGTGAGTTTTAAGTCTAGGAATTCCATAAATTACGTGAACTCCTTCTTCTTCTAACCTCCTTGCCCAAACAATGTTGCTTTCCTCGTCAAACCTTGCTTTTATCTCAACAACGGCCGTCACTTCTTTTCCGTTCTGCGCAGCTTTGCTAAGAGCTTCAACTATTGGAGAATTCTTTTCAACCCTATAGAGGGTCTGCTTTATGGCCAAAACATTTGGGTCTTCTGCTGCTTCCTCAACAAGCTCAACTATAGGGTCAAAGGACTCGTAAGGATGAAAAAGGATAAACTCGTGATTCTTTAAGGCGTTGAAAATTTCTATGTTGAATTGAGGAGGGTAGTAGGGAATATATGGAGGATACTTTAAATCTGGCCTATCTATTTCCCTATAAAGACTCCACAAGTCTGAAAGGTTTAAAGGAATGTCCAACTTATAAACGTCGTAGTCCTTTATTTCAAGCTCATCTTTTAGGAAATTAACTATAAAGTCCGAACCGCCATTTATTTCAAGCCTAACAGGATTTCCAAACCTTCTTTTTCTAAGTCCTTTCTCTACTTCCTCAAGAAGGTCATCCGCTTCATCCTCTTGAATCACAATGTCAGCATCTCTTGTTACTCTAAAGGTTGCTATACCCCTTATTTCTTGATTAGGAAATAACTCCCTTATGTGGTTTATTATCAAATCTTCTAGATAAAGGTAATGTTCCTCCTTTTCTTTTAATTTTATAAACCTCGGTAAAACCTTAGGAATAGGTATTAAACCAAACTTAAGTTCATCAGAAATTATTTCAACTATTATGTTGAAGCTAAGAGACGGTAGGTGAGGAAAGGGATGAGTAAGATCAACAGCAAGAGGTGTTAAAATAGGATAGACGAACTCCTCAAAATATTTATCAGCCCTTTTTTTTAATGCCTTAGGTAGTTCAGAATACTTATGAATGTATATCTTTTCCTCTTGGAGTTCGGAAATTAACTTCTTGTATTGAACTTCAACATCTTTAAGCAGTTGTTTGGTTTTTTGAGTTATTTTCCTAAGCTGTTCTTTGGGAGTAAGACCGTCGAATGAAGGTCTATTCACGTTGGCAGAGACCATCTGCTTTAGTCCTGCGACTCTTATCATGAAAAACTCATCAAGGTTTGTAAAGAAAATAGCTATAAACTTTAACCTTTCTAAAAGAGGATTGGTTGGGTCTTCCGCTTCTTCTAAAACTCTTCTGTTAAATTCCAGCCAGCTAAGTTCTCGATTTATGTAAAGCTTAGAGTTATCAAGATTTTTAACATTCTCCATCTTCTATTACCCTTTTAAAAACAATTCCTTCGCGAACACCTGTTTTGGATATTACAAGCTCTCTTACTTTGAATATATCCATTAGTTCTTCAACGACTATTGCTGCAACAAGAACAGTTCTGGCTCTTTCAACAGGTATTCCAAAACTTTCAGCAACTTCAATATGTTTCATTGTTTTCAGTTTCTCAACTATACTTTTTAACTGTTTTCTTTTTATCTTTCTCTTTCCTGCTATTTTTCTTAAAGGTCTAACACTTCCTCCAACTCCTATAAGTATTTCACTTTCGTAAGTTTCAAAATCGTAAGGATTAACTAAATCTCGAACCTTCCATCTAATACCTATTTCATTTTCAACATAACCATTTCTTACAAATTCCCTGAAAGACAAAGTTCCCAGCGGATAGCTTTTACAAAATTTGGGTTTTGAATCAATTACCTCACAAATTTCTAAGCTACCCCCTCCAATATCAAAAAGAAGCCCTTTTTTCACTTTTACATCAAGTAAAGCTCCGAGAGCAGAGAAGAAAGCTTCCTCTTCTCCAGAGAGAATTTCGACATCAAAATATTTACTGATTCGTTCCAGAACATACCCTTTATTTTTGGCGACTCTAAGAACATGTGTTGCAAAAGCTATAGTACAATCAGGAGAAAACTCACTTACTTTCTCTTTAAAATCTTTGATCGCTAATTCAAGCTTTAAAATCCCTTCTTCTTTTAGATCTCCATCTTCTAAATAGTTTAGAAGCCTCAGATAAACAGATTCTGAGTAGACTTTTTCTATTTTTTTATTTTTTACACGGTATATCACAAGCTTAACTGTGTTCGAACCAATATCAACAACAGCAACTTTTTTCACAATTTATCCTCAAGCTTTCTAATTTATTCCCCCTCCCTCCAATTACGATACCTTAAGAGTCGAACTCTTTAATAAACTCAAGACACTTTTCAACTTCCCATCTGCTACCAACAATTACAGGTACTCTCTGATGAAGATCTTCTGGAACGATATCTAAAATTCTTTCTTTTCCTGTAGTTCCAATTCCACCAGCCTGTTCTATAAGGAAGGACATTGGATTGGCTTCGTAAAGAAGTCTTAACTTTCCATTTGTATTTTTCTTATCTGCGGGGTAGATGAAAACTCCCCCTTTAAAGAGAGTTCTGTGAACATCCGCAACCATAGAACCTACATATCTAAGTGTGTACTTTTCACCTTTTAAGAATTCTACAAATTTTCTAAGTCCCTCGCTTGTCCACTTATCGGCGTTAGCTTCATTAATAGAGTAAATCTTTCCCTTTTCTGGAAGCTTTATACAACTGTGAGAAAGGAGAAAGTTTCCAGACTCAGTATCAAAAGTAAATCCAACAACACCTTTTCCAAAAGATATTACAAGCATAGTGCTTGGTCCGTATATAACGTATCCTGCCACTAAAATATTTTTACCTTGGTTCTTAACAGAACCTTTTTGAATGGAAAAGATTGTTCCAATGCTAATGTTTACATCTATGTTTGAGGAACCGTCAAGAGGATCAAAGGAAACTGCATAACCATCACAATCAAACTTTAAAGACTCCTTAAGCTCTTCAGAAGCTATTTCGGATACCACACCTGTCTTTTTCAGGTTTTCTAGAAGAAGTTCATTTGCAAGTTCATCGAGCTTTTGAACTTCCTCACCTTGAACGTTAACTTTTCCTGCACTTCCCAAGATGTTTAAAAGTCCAGCTTTTCTAACTTTTCCTGCAATCTCTTTTGTGGTTGAGGTTATTTCATTAAGGAGAATTACTAGAGCTTCGTCTAGGAAAGGAATTTCCTTTCTTTTTTCCAAAAGATATTGGTTAAAAGAGACAGCCATAGTTTTCCTCCTTTGAGAATTTTTGAGATATTTTAACAAGACGAGAGGGAGAAATTTTAAGAAAAGTCTTTTTCTATATGTTTCTTTAGTTTCTCAACAAGGAGAGTGGCTAGTCCTAACTTTAGCCCTTTAACCGCTACAAGTAGCGAGAGTTCATGATCATAAATTTTTACTAAGACAAGGTCTTTAACTTTTAGGATAAAGAGTTTCCTTTTTCCAAGTATTTTCTCCAGAAAAGGAGTTATTTTTTCTATTTTCAAAACATCTCCTTCTAAAGGACTTTTTTCGTAAGAAACTTCAACTTCCTTATAGTTTAAATGGACAAAAGTTATTTTACTCTCCGGAAAGTTTTTCTTTACAATATCTACCAATTTCTTTCTCAAGTTTGAAATCAACTCTAAGGATTCTTTCTTG
This region includes:
- the fabG gene encoding 3-oxoacyl-[acyl-carrier-protein] reductase, which encodes MEELKGKVVLITGGTRGIGKAIAERFKEVGAIVYITGTNEERTKKVAEELGVNGVKMNVIDRDEVKKVVAEIIEKEGQIDILVNNAGITRDTLFLRMKDEDWDTVINTNLTGVYNTTKAVVPSMVKKRSGNIINISSVIGFTGNIGQVNYSATKSALIGFTKSLAKELATRGIRVNCVAPGYITTDMTKAIPDKIKEELLKSIPMRREGEPREVADVCLFLASNMASYITGTVIHVNGGLF
- the fbp gene encoding class 1 fructose-bisphosphatase encodes the protein MAVSFNQYLLEKRKEIPFLDEALVILLNEITSTTKEIAGKVRKAGLLNILGSAGKVNVQGEEVQKLDELANELLLENLKKTGVVSEIASEELKESLKFDCDGYAVSFDPLDGSSNIDVNISIGTIFSIQKGSVKNQGKNILVAGYVIYGPSTMLVISFGKGVVGFTFDTESGNFLLSHSCIKLPEKGKIYSINEANADKWTSEGLRKFVEFLKGEKYTLRYVGSMVADVHRTLFKGGVFIYPADKKNTNGKLRLLYEANPMSFLIEQAGGIGTTGKERILDIVPEDLHQRVPVIVGSRWEVEKCLEFIKEFDS
- a CDS encoding histidine phosphatase family protein, with product MGKTDKVRRIFLIRHAKAEKRENWKEDDCKRPLTEKGIKEFREFSKWLAGILPEDLTIISSPCERSLKTAKILAENLGIDVIVDEKLSPDAEPEDYLKVIKKHKGNLALVGHEPDLSLFLNEITCISPNRIAFKKGTVAEIWQKKDKFLFSGFYIPKVILNL
- a CDS encoding DUF2391 family protein, which gives rise to MLEREKIEKIEKELEALDKKLSKVAESLENKKQNLKFSDIIQELAGAIILAFPFAANADIWEISKNMTEYHACALLLFMSLGLFVFIRYSNLGNWKVQNIIGFLPLRLITTLLISLTVSAFSLLILGIYPSIIDNLSWFVKTVILVSLFSVIGSIGLDAAK
- a CDS encoding phosphatase → MKKVAVVDIGSNTVKLVIYRVKNKKIEKVYSESVYLRLLNYLEDGDLKEEGILKLELAIKDFKEKVSEFSPDCTIAFATHVLRVAKNKGYVLERISKYFDVEILSGEEEAFFSALGALLDVKVKKGLLFDIGGGSLEICEVIDSKPKFCKSYPLGTLSFREFVRNGYVENEIGIRWKVRDLVNPYDFETYESEILIGVGGSVRPLRKIAGKRKIKRKQLKSIVEKLKTMKHIEVAESFGIPVERARTVLVAAIVVEELMDIFKVRELVISKTGVREGIVFKRVIEDGEC
- the ppk1 gene encoding polyphosphate kinase 1, with protein sequence MENVKNLDNSKLYINRELSWLEFNRRVLEEAEDPTNPLLERLKFIAIFFTNLDEFFMIRVAGLKQMVSANVNRPSFDGLTPKEQLRKITQKTKQLLKDVEVQYKKLISELQEEKIYIHKYSELPKALKKRADKYFEEFVYPILTPLAVDLTHPFPHLPSLSFNIIVEIISDELKFGLIPIPKVLPRFIKLKEKEEHYLYLEDLIINHIRELFPNQEIRGIATFRVTRDADIVIQEDEADDLLEEVEKGLRKRRFGNPVRLEINGGSDFIVNFLKDELEIKDYDVYKLDIPLNLSDLWSLYREIDRPDLKYPPYIPYYPPQFNIEIFNALKNHEFILFHPYESFDPIVELVEEAAEDPNVLAIKQTLYRVEKNSPIVEALSKAAQNGKEVTAVVEIKARFDEESNIVWARRLEEEGVHVIYGIPRLKTHAKLLMIVRKEENGIKRYIHIGTGNYNVETTKVYSDVSYLTSDPEIGEDVSKIFNVLTGYFHPPKLSRIFISPIDLKKKILEMIEEEAESGKDGRIIAKMNSLVDPDVIKALYRASQKGVKIDLIVRGICCLRPGIEGVSENIKVISIVGKYLEHARIFYFKAKGEEKLFISSADWMPRNFHRRVETLVPIENKELKEKLKKILETQLKDTAKVRILLPTGEYVRPTERKFNSQ